The Capsicum annuum cultivar UCD-10X-F1 chromosome 3, UCD10Xv1.1, whole genome shotgun sequence genomic sequence GAAGGATCTATGGGTTGGAGATCACAGAGTGTCTACTTATAGGGAAATGTAGAATACAAGGAACATCGAATATTAGAAAAGGGATCATTTAATTGGTCCAAGGAGCAAATAAGTAGGCAGGCACATTAAGGTACAAAGTCCTGTAAACATTAAAGAAAACTGTAGTTTGAATTTCCTTATACAGGAAGCAATATCAAACAGAAGATATATAGGGCAGAAACATTCACCTCACTGAATCCATGGAAAGAAAAAGAACAATTATAGTGAAGAACGCTACTACTTAGCATGCATAGGTTTGAGATGATTTGGGTTCAAGTCTAACATTCTAACTATATCAGGCACTGATAATCTAGTTATCCAAGTCCAAAAACACATGAACACGCCTAAAGATTTTTGTTTGCCCAACTCTAACAAGAACAGAAATGGAATGAATTGCATGTCATAAAATCCATCGACAAAAGATATTATTATATCCATCACCTACCGAATAAAATGGGGCAGCAGATACAATACTCATTGGATCTGAAGCATCAGATGGACAGAGGGCATAAAGTACAGCCTGAAACAGTTGAGTAGATCCTGTCCCAACCACGATGTGTCGGTTTGCAGTCTCAGCATTTCCCACTAGATTATGCAATCTAGTTACTGCTTTTGCAAACCCTGGTTCAAGAAACCAGCAAAGGTTCTTCGTATCCGAAAAATAACTGACAGATTGCCAACCAGATATGACAATTGTTGTTCTTTCACCCATCTGTTTCCAGTAGCTTTGATACATGGTTGGATCACCACTGCATTGAGTGCAATACGACGTTAATAAAGTCATACTGCCTGAACTAGATGACTATAGAAGCATGGCAAAGGATACTCAAATCTCATTAAATTAAATGCAAAAGCTTCTTAAATGCATCAGATCTTTCCTgcgaaattaatttaattaactaGCACAGACAGTATTTACAAGAAATGGTCAAGTAATAAACAATTTAAGTTTCATAAATGAAGTATGGAAAACCCATGCAGCAACGTTAGGAAAGTTAGCTATAAAGCAATAATCGCggtgataataataattattagaaCAAGTAAATCTTAAGATCTTAATATTTAAGCAGGCAGCAGGCTAAAGCAATAAGAATTACTGCATAACAAATGCAACGTGATGTATCATGTAACTACGGAGGGTTACAATCTAGTAAGTGGTCCACCTTGCTACTATGTGAATTAATATGGAATAAAAAGTAGGTATGGAATGCAGAGCTGTGGGCACTGCTCCATTAGGGGAATAAACTATAGGATAAAAGAATTTGCATACCAACATTTAATATAGAGAACTTCtagtactttatttatatttttattctattttgtaCTCCATATGAGTTCAAATGGAAAACCATATTAAGTGAGAAGTTATAACCTACCACAACTTGTTTGGGACTTAGCATAGTTAGTTGTTGTAAAAATAAGGCCAAATCATAATAAGGAGAATTTATAACCTACCACAACTTGTTTGGGACTTTAGCACAGTTAGTTGTTGTAAAAATAAGGCTAAAGAAGAGTTTCTCCCATGCAGTTTGTACATGTGGGGTCATCATATGGGGCTGATGGGAGCCGATTTTCGGCTCCACATCGGCTCCACTCTCCTGTCTATCTAGGATCAGGCTCAGCAGAAGTGCCACCAAAATGCATTCTTTACACCAAGGACTAAAAGGTAGTGACCTAAGACTCCAAAAAAGTTGGCAAAAGCAAAAACATGCCTCCAAAACATTTAAGACCAAGCAATGCACTCACTTTTCCAAAATGCATAAAGGGGTGGGTCTTAAAGTGCACTTCCCAACCTCAAGGGACCCCAAAAAATTAGTCTTTAGATCTTCTCAAAGGACAAAAAGGGATCTGTATGGATGTATAAGTGCACTAAACTAAGAAGACCCACTAACCTGCATCTAATTACAAGTAGAGTAAAAGTAACTTTAAGCTAGTAACATGGTGGCTTTGGAATCCAAAAAGACCACCTTATAAAGAAGATCAACAAAACAGAAGAAACATTAAAGTATATAAAAAGGATGTTTTCTTTGAATAGTTTTGAGGGTCCTCCAAAAAGTACGTAACACAAGAAATGATGATGTCTGGTCAAGCAAGTAGAGTATAACAAGGGCCACTATCTATGGTGTTCGTGCATTGCAGTAGAACCTAGCTTTGGGAAAAGAGAATCGTTGTGTACGAAATGAAGCATTCTCCTCtacctacccccccccccccaccataACAATTAGCACATTGGAAATCACACAGCCTCTAGTTTTCTTTTTTCGAATTGCTTTGTACTATTGTTTTTACTCGAGCCGAGAATTTATTAGAAACAATATCTGTGGGAATAAGGTGTCTGTCCATATACACCACCCTCCCAAACCCGACTCTTGGGATAGCGgtggatatgttattgttgttaaaaattgaaatcaaacagCCCAGCAAAGATCTGTCTTTGTCACAATGAGCAACTGACATAACGTAAACAACTCACTGCAAGCTATACAGTCCTAGCAGCAGAATGGCTATAATACCTTTTGCTTCTTGTGGCTTTTTAACTCAGTTTACAAACTGAACAACACAGGaagtaaataaacaaacaaaccagAAAAGCAAAGGGAAAAAAGAATAACATCAACATAAAACTCCTCCAGCTCCAAATAATCTTGTCCAATTTTTTTTTCCCATCGGCACCGGTGTATATACCTAATTGAGCAATTTAATCAAACATTtactaaaattaaagaaaatacatCACTAATTATATTTAAGTGATAAATATTTGTGTACGAAAAACAAATATGTAGTAGCATTTATTAGTTAGTTGTAAACATGGGAAGCATTTTATTCTTCTGCCCTTGTGAAATATGACATAAGCCCCAATAGATTTTCGAATCTTGCCAATTTATTAGACCCCATTAACTGTGACAGGTAGAACCAACCACCCCACTCTCTGCCGCCTAGCTCCACCATTTTAAAccccactaccaccaccaccggGAAAAAGGGTAAAGTaacaaaaatcagaaaaaaacTTGCAAACCCCTTCTCACATGTCAGTAAAAAACATGACCCCTCCATTTGCAGAAGACCCCTAATCTTTTCCAGGTTTTACCcgaaagaaaaaattgatttttaagaGGAAAAAATTACTGGAAGCAAAAAATCTTTGAGGAGGAAATGAAGTTTTCAGACATAATCAGCTGCTCAACAGATCGGAACcggacaaaaaaaaaagaaaaaaaaagagggaaagtaAAAATAACTGTACATTTGGTATAAACCAAAAGTAAAAAAGATTAAGCTTGGTGGCTGTCAACATCAACTAAGCAAACtcctttaattaaaaaattagaagatTTTGGAAGAGTATCTGAAAATTATTTCAAGCATGCATGGCAGAAATGTTGACCAGATTAGTTCATTTTTGCTAATTAGACACCCAAAAAAAAGGACATGCAACAAACATggttaaagaaaagatttttcAGCAACTTACTGGTCCAAATTTATGTACTTTTCCTGGATTTGCACATCATTCCCTGGCTTAGGCTCAGCTGTATAAGAAGCTAAAGAAGAAACAGCAACCCCATTTCCATTGAAGGCataccaatccatccctaagttTCCATCATGAATAATCTTCAACAAGAATCCAATGTTAATTGCTACAGAAAGCATTAACCAGTGCCCTGCTACAAGCAGCACAGCCTGGTTTTTCACTTTCCTGGAACCAACAACTCTAGCACCAGTAACTCTAGAAGGCATTAtttcaacaacaaaaagaaataGAGTGAAATCAGACAAGTAGTGAGTGAACCAATTACTATATGTTGCAGTATTTATAGTGAACTGAAAGCCTAAAGGTAGCGTTTTTGGCAATGGAATTTGAACAGCTGGAAAGCGgtggtaaaaaaaaataaactcttCCTAATTTTCTCACCTATTTGGATAGACTTGATTAAGATAATAACAACaagacaaattaaaaaaaaaaaaaagatagaaatttgGTTTGACTAGTTTGTTTGTGCATGCACAATATGAAAATCCTGAATTGTTGTacaaaatagtagtagtagtactagtAGTGTTGCATTGATGATTTGCAGTTGGGGAGAAGGAAAGATGGAAGCATTGGCGTTTTGTGGGAGAAATTTTGTATAGGAAAATTGAAATCTGCTGAGTTGATGAAAAAGCTTGGGAAGTAGTACTGTTAAATTGTAACACTTCCTCTTTGCTTCTTTATCTTTATATTGTCTTTATCTTAATATAAGTGAGTATATATTATTAAGTAGAATTTACTATTAGTATAAGAAAATGGAATTTAGTATTGATGATAATTGTGTGTGTTTGAAGTTTGGGTTTGTAGAGATTTATGGGTTTAAAAAGCAGACACTCTTAAGTAAGCCTCTGGTATGTTGACTCTGGTGCTCTCCCACTTCCtaaacttttttatttatttgcctGGCTCTTTGGTGTACCTTTTATTTAAGTAAaagttaattttcaaaaaataagataagtagCGTACCTTTTTTTAGAGGAGCAAAAGCTAAAAGTAacttcttaaaaattattttttcaaagtaGCAGAAGTTAAAGaagtaatttttctttaaaaatacagAAAATGCACTTTCAAACTTTAAGTAGGCATTTGGCCATAAatagtatttataatatttcgtaatatttttttattttatttaaaaatatttatttggtcataaatattctgaaatatatttttaatattttgaatttttaaatttaccttttgtagtttttaatttattcttttcaaaaaaatctttataaaataaccaaaatttataatccaaacttttcaaatttatttttacttttttatatcttttaacttcaaaaatacttattttcaaaataatatggacaaacataatttcaactttatttttaacttcaaaaatattaaataaaatgaatattcttttgattttcatGGTCAAATTAGTCCTTGAAAATTTTGGTCAACTACGAAttactattaaataatttttttttttagaaatttattgacggattataaattgcttttacacttttaaaataagttgattttaaaagtttGGTTGAATATGAACCTGTTTATATTGACTTACTTACAATATTTTCAagctaaaataatttttaaacatttttaccgtatatgaataagattaaaaaaaatataaaataaaatacttagtGCTTATTTTGTAAGCAGCGAAACAAGTTATACCACAATTATAATTTCATTCTCAATACGTAATAAGAATAAcactataattttaaattaacttatctcaaaattttatcttaatcaaaaatataaaatatctcattttaaaaTTAATCTCCACATAATTATCCCTTCCTATTCATGGCTCATGCTTATGAGCCACGTCCACGTTATATAGCTAATCCAAATGAGCGCTTATAactttttttagatattttaaaattttgcatCCGTGGATTCTCTTTCTCCATTCATAAGCAAATTCCATTATATgattaaaagaaaaagtcatgaaCACGCACTGTAAAACCTTTAAGCTCGATGCATTAataaagttgaaatatttatataattaaataaatatatatatatatatatatatatatatatatatatatatatatcttactaAATGTTaaatgataattaataaaaataataccatacATATTCTACAGGTTATAATTCTTTgagagtatttaaaaaaaaaaaaacggaaTGCAAAATTTAAGCAGtgtttcctaaaatatatatttaaatcgtGAAATGCTTAATTATTCTTAACGTAAAAATTACATTGAAAGTGGTGTTCACTTAATACATTTATAGTGCTTATTATTCTAATATAAATGATACCACTAGTATTTGGCTCCAACAATAAGCACCCAAAACTCACATGGGGCTGCCATAGGAAAGAAGAGAACTTTTAACAAATGTGTTAGCACTTTACAACGATGTTTATGAATAACAATCTGTTGCCTAATCACGTAAGATGTGTAAAATAGACTGATAATATTGATTTTAAACggattaaaataaattaagttaataaataaatgaattgacTTACTCATAGGAGCAGATTCATGTGTAATTTTGTAGTGCTTTGACGTTCATTAAAATCGATACaactaggtataattatataaaaaatatataaaattgatAGAGTGTGTTCGAACTTTAAAGTTTTGGGTGCTTTAAGATTAAACGAAGAAGACAACTATTTCTAGTTAGAACTTTAAAATTTTGAGCTTCAATATGTATGTTTGAACCTCTCCGAGGCAACCACGGCCCCTAAATTTTGTCTGTCATTGCTTAGTCAATATTTGTATGAGTGAATTGAACtagaaaataattcaatttattgAATTCTTATTAAGTTTTGATTTCTTTGTTTGTTCATTTACAATATAATTTTTCAGtttctaataaaattaatttttattataattatatagaatatataaaaaaaaaaaatctttgaaatctatttaaataaaaaaattatttatttatttagactACATATCAATCCATAAGCCAAATTAATGggttgaaataaaataatctaaaatggACTTATAAATAAACAACCACCGATCAGTAATCTGTCTAAAACTTCAATAAATTGAAAGTACCATATTTCTTATGAAATTTTATCAACATCTGCTCAAGCCTAATCATAATTTTTACAGAATCTAATTGTACCCAAATAGTTAGAGACCAATATACCCCTACGTGATTCGATCATCTCAAGCGTGATTGTTATTTGCAATATTAATTGCTCCTCCCTTTCGtttatacttatttattttatattttatatgcctcttaaaaataatttatttgagaaataagttattaataataaggataaaatatattatttatgattttttgaagaGTGTATAAAGAAAAATGTATAACGAATATGAGGCGGAGAGAATATGTTACAAGTAACacctaaaaaagaaaatatgtttttttttgaaataatagataaataaaccTGAATGAAGAAACTGCTATTAAGATAAGATAAAAACTTGACCGTTTTGAATTGTTTTAGAGGAAATTTTGCATAGTTGTTTGGTTAAATCGATTAGATCATATAGAGAAAAGTATTTTTCAATCAATAACTCTGATATTTAGAAGATGAAAGTTGCAGAGACCAGAAAGTTGAGATTGATGTGAGGACACTAGAGGTgtcaatgatttttaaaaatcgaTGTAAGATGTAACCAACCGAACCTAACTGTaccaaatcaattttttttttaataaaatcaatgaaTTTAATACAAATCACATCGTtagattgattttttattttataaaaattaaccaaaaaaatacaGAACCAATCGAATAATACGTgtgcaaaaatatattttatatattaagtttagaaataatgaaatattaaaaGTTTGCTTTAGATTCGAGTTGATGGAAAGCGGCAAACATAATTAACACTTTAAGTGCTAAtattgaaattgattatactactATGATcaaaactaaattaattataGCATTTCAACTCTCGAATAGTAATTAGTAAGCTGCAAGGCATTCCAACGAGCTTGGATAACAAGCTACAAGTTATTAGATAGTTTTCATCTCTTATGATTTAAGTTTCCCTTATTCCATAATTAATTTAAGTAGATTCAGATCGTGAGTATCATTTTGATTGATTTCTTTCTGCTCGTGTTATCTACATTATGTTTTAATCTTTGCTTAATATTATTCTACACTATCATAAAATAATAGGATGAATttatattcttcttttcttttatattctcAATTCAtcactttttaaataataaatatgccTAAAGAGTTTTTGCTAAAGTCATACCCAAGTTACATGTAGATGTTATAACTTATAcagtatatttttaaaaaaagatgtcaaaaattaattgaacagTATCGATACCGAAGAAAAAATCGAGATGAtaagatgattttgaatttttttaattttgattattaaatcaaataattaaaaaattagtacggtataaattttataaaataaccatTTGAAATATACCATTGACACCCCTAGTggacataaatatatatgtatacacacaaaaaaaaaaaaaaaaatagcggCTATAAATATACACTTTATCAAAGAGTGTTAAATTTTTTACCGGTGTTAGTTAATCATCGTTGAATTCAATGTCGCTATAGGCTCTGGGAGTATTTACAAATAGCAATAAAATGTAATTGTCCTTAGTAAATGCCTCTAAAAAACATATTTAGCGGCACTTAAGCTATTGTCGTTAATGCAATATTGTTATAGGCTTTAGGAGCATTTACAAAGAGCGGTAAAATATAATTGTCATTGGTAAATGCcgctagatatatatatttagcaGCAATTAAGCTATTGTCGTTAATTTATTGCCGCTAAAGATCATTTTTGATATAGTGATACTACGAAAGATAAGATTATGAATACAGATATTTGGGACAAGATACATGCATGGCCTCGATAGATCTAGATAAGATGCAGGTAATGAAATTGAGATAGTTTGAATATATGTAGAGGAGATCGAGGTATTGATGTCCTAATGCAGAAATGTGAGTTGTTGACTAGAAATGGTTTCAAGAGATGTAGAGTTAGgctgaaaaaatattgaaagagaTGATTACAAAAGATATTAAATAACTTCAATCAGAATCGAAgctaaaatttaaagtttatggaTTCTAAATTGTAAAACAAGAAAAGTTTAAACAAACAGTAATGTTGATGCTGAGTTTCAAACCCACAACCCCAAGGGCTCAAGGCACTCTAGGCCATGTGTCGGCTACTAAGCCACCTGTTTCAGTACTGTTCATATTTTTTTAGTCGAGctgaacaaattttattttcttcaaattcatttTTACAAATGTTTTACGTCCTTTTTCACAGAGTCTGGGACAAagtttttatatgtatttattattttttactataaatatagaatctacgtaaAAGTTATTGAGTTCACCTGAATCTCCCTATAACATTGTAGTGATGCTCATATGATCTTAGATAGGAGGTTGTATGTGAAGGAAACATATTAGGCTAGAAAGTTAACTAGATAGTTGAGCATTGTTTAACTTATTCTTCTAAACTATTGATTGTGCTATTAGTCGTattattcatgtattttattGTCTTTTAAGTTTGCTTATTATGATTTATGTTGGTGTTTTCATGTATCAATTATCGTTTTATCTCGTTATGactactttttaaaataattttttgctgACTAGAGTATTTTGTAATGATCGTCtctattttcattatttctttatcTATATTGCTTTAAGCTATTCTTTTTTTGAGTTGGGGCTTTATCGAAAACAATCTTTCTACTTGTAAGATATTGGTAAGGTTACGATACGCTCTATCCTCTACAAATTTCATTTTATGGAATCACACCTGgtatgttattgatattattattaaacGGTTTCACGATAGATAaaattgtcatttattatttttctcaaattatcagttaattatctttataattagcTAAAGTTGTTCGCCTTTTTATCTTAAAAACAGATTTcaatagttatttttttaatatttacaacaagaataaaaataacatatcTCGTGAAATCCTATAAAGAAGATCTGGAAAAGATAAATTGTACTTAGACCTTATTActatctaaaaaaaaaagtagatagtCTATTTTTAAAACACCATCAACTCAAATGCATCCAACAAATttaaatacaaagaaaaagaaagtagtgaGAAAAATAAAACAGCTAATAAGAAAACAGTGTAAAGTCAAAAAGAGATAaagaataacaataaaataatgagATTGTTGAACCATAGATGACAGACTATCATAAATATCACTAAAAGGGATCAATCCACCTTAACATCTATGGCTAGACCCTAAACAACTAGCATACAACGGCTAGTATGCGACAAATCAAGATAATATTCCTACCCGATCAACCTTTTATTCTTAAACTATTCTTTACATCATCTCATCGAAGATCATATACTCGATAACCTCAAGTTGCATCAAGCCATCTAAACTCCTCATACCTGCTATATCCAACATCTCACACACCTCTTGTGAGTTTTCTTAAAATTTAGGATCTTAAAATTAGTTAAACTTCTACTTATTAaaccttttcttcttttaactaTTAAATATGTAAAAGGTACTTAGAATTaagaatatttgaaaatttaaaatcaacttaATTTATTTCTGattaaatcttttcttttttgaataatGTAAAAAGTCCTAATATATAAAGCTTTAAATCATTTTGATTTTATcttatatagtaatttttttagaATAATCATCCGAATTTTACCTTTTACATATCTTGcacataaattatatataaagtgTTAAATAAATAAAGGGAAAGATTagctaattttttcaaaataccatggCATTTTTGGAATATAATTACCCTTCATTTGACATTAGTTCAAATTATTAGACAGTTTATAATAATTTAGTTAATTATCTCACAACTATTAATTATTGTGTAGAAATTATGTAGCTTTTCAAATAAACCATGTAGCCAGGGAAAGTTTTTTGAAGTTAGCTGTCATTaattttccttttcctttcttTGTTTTGGCTAAAATTATTTGCCTTTTTAATCTTTTGATAGCTAATAAATCCCAAGTCCCTaaccatcaatttttttttaacaagacACATGGCAATAGGGAGAGGTTTTACTCGTGACACATACATTCCGAAAGTAATTATTATGTTGATGTAAAGTAAAACACTCGTGAACAATAAATAACTCTTGTATTAACTCGTGAAAAATAATGTCATAGAGAAATTTATCattagtttcttcaatttaaaaagaataaaCCTCAAATGTGTTTGAGAATATCAGTCattaataataagataataactCATTAACTCAGTTATGTAGATTgttttttgcaatttttaaaacttgagaGTACTTTTAGGATTTGTTTGGTTGGGAATAAGTTATTGTGGGATTAATTAttctataattatttattacattTTTAAGATAGAATAAGAATAATACTAAAATTTCAAAATGAGTTATTCTATACGTTTTAACTCAATTAAACATAGAATAAATTCTtcctaaaattaattatttattgtaCCAAACTAATCACTTGTAATGTTTGTAAACCAAACACAAAATAGTCATTGCTGACTCacgttttttccttttttttttttggtcttatGCTGACTCACGTTTTTGCCATTTTAGTTTTTTGGTTTCAGATTGCTGACTCCAAGAACAGTGCAATCTGTTGCTATTAACTAACTACTGTGTTAATTCACCAGGTTGCTTAGCAATAGGCCAAATTAATGGCATATCAGTCATACTAATATTAATTTGGGTGAGATTATTGTAATAATACAGTTATACAATCTAACTATAAATACCTAGCTAGTAGCAATAATGTTTTTCCATTGAAGTAAATTCCAACATCATTTTAGCAGCCTCATACTTCACAGAACCAACATCATGCCTCGTCTGCCACCACGCTCATCACGCCGTGACCGTAGACGACGTCCAATCCCACCCCGCTCCACCACCCCACCACCACCGCCACAGCCAACACAACCACCAGCAAGTTCATGGCTGGAGATGGGGCTCCGCGGCCGGTCAGTTAGCTTTACCTTCGAACTTGTCAATCAACAGATACTCGTCCACCTCCAGGACCCCGTGTACCTAGCTACTATTATTACGGATGGCATGCGTGCGGCTACAGAAGCCTATATCAACTACATGAATGCTACTTTATATGACCCATCGCATCCACTTTACAGTCCAATGCCGGATAACATGTCACCGTTACCCCCAGGGACTGAACTCCCTTTCTATCACCCGGAACAAGTACTCGaggacgacgacgacgacgaggTACGTGCTCCCACGGTTCTATACCAGAATACATTCACGCTGGTGGTCGACCAGCAGGTCCCATCTTCCAACCCTGATGCCCCTTCGAGTACTCAGGGCGAACAAAGCGAAGAGGACACAACTCCTCTTCCATCGATGGAACTCCAACGTGGGATTCGCCCACTGGTTTATGTACTCAATTCCATGAAGTCCTTCATCATACAGGAGGTGTACACAAAACAGTACATACTCAAGTGCCCAGTGCGACTCAACAAGTGCACCTtggatgctagagtgataacaaACCCTAATCCCAAAGGATTTGGGGTCCTTTTGGTACCAACACTGGTGCCAGGGAACGATCCAGACGAGGATGACAACAATGAAGAGCCCCCAAAGATGACTCTCATGATATGGAACTGCCGTGGCTCTGAACAATTCGATTTTCGTAAGAGTTACCGCTCTATGCTTGATTACCATCGCCCAGGCATGGTTCTACTACTGGAAACTCACATGACGGAGCAAAAGGATTTAGCTTATGACTTTTGCTTCACGAACATAGCAGATGTACCGGCTATTGGTCGCTCGGGAGGAATGGCGTTAGTCTGGAAGAAAGATGTTGTTATGGTGGATGGACTCTcaatgaataatgaagaaatacATTGCACAATTAAGGTAAGCCTCTCTACTTGTCACTAATTGTTATTTTATGCTATTTATACTAGTATAATTATGTTATTGGATAGCAATTTTGGGataatttaatgaatattatATTGTTGATACTTATAAATGTTTTTGCCTCGTGAGTGGAGACTTCAATGAAATTTCAATACATGTAGATACTAGGGCTAACACATTTGTTTATGCCCtaataaccattttcaactaGTCGACTTAGGGTTTAAAGGTCCACGATAATCGTGGATTATATACATTGTCTTAGAACTAGGGGTGTGAAAAAATCAAATTAACCGATAAACCGATCAATCGCAAAAATCGTTATTGGTTTATCAGTTTCGGATTATTGGGTTAATGGTTTCTAAatggttttagaaatttttttattgggaTATCAATTCGGTTTCTAGTTTTAGTTAACAGTTAAACCGATAATccaataagattatattaaaattatatttttatccctAGTTATATAATAGTGACTTTATATTCTAAGTACATATCCTATTGTTTTGGGCATTTTATAGTTGTTTATAGTGTTGttcttttctttataaacttgTTGGCTTGTTGGGTTTCTATCCATtaatataaactataaacctACATTGTATTTGTTTTTTTGAGAGATCGCTATTGATTACTACTGC encodes the following:
- the LOC107865977 gene encoding uncharacterized protein LOC107865977, with amino-acid sequence MPRLPPRSSRRDRRRRPIPPRSTTPPPPPQPTQPPASSWLEMGLRGRSVSFTFELVNQQILVHLQDPVYLATIITDGMRAATEAYINYMNATLYDPSHPLYSPMPDNMSPLPPGTELPFYHPEQVLEDDDDDEVRAPTVLYQNTFTLVVDQQVPSSNPDAPSSTQGEQSEEDTTPLPSMELQRGIRPLVYVLNSMKSFIIQEVYTKQYILKCPVRLNKCTLDARVITNPNPKGFGVLLVPTLVPGNDPDEDDNNEEPPKMTLMIWNCRGSEQFDFRKSYRSMLDYHRPGMVLLLETHMTEQKDLAYDFCFTNIADVPAIGRSGGMALVWKKDVVMVDGLSMNNEEIHCTIKVVNPPAE